In Mucilaginibacter celer, one DNA window encodes the following:
- a CDS encoding tetratricopeptide repeat protein, with product MDNYYSIEEKYLQAVDELSFGETPKGLNILNQIIADEPFYARAHYQLGMIHYYKIQDYQTAGYHFKTCMELEPAFPDNYTHYLDLVIFLNMEKQVSAISAQALTVAGVNKARIYELMGLFHEKQRNWNKALTAYQDAFMEVTEKDERKDIEESLKRVRLKMKQTQAYTYVVIE from the coding sequence ATGGATAATTATTATTCTATTGAAGAAAAGTACCTGCAGGCCGTTGATGAGCTGTCGTTCGGCGAGACGCCCAAAGGACTTAATATATTAAACCAGATTATAGCCGATGAGCCTTTTTATGCCAGGGCGCATTACCAGTTAGGGATGATCCATTACTACAAAATTCAGGATTATCAAACTGCCGGCTATCATTTCAAAACCTGCATGGAGCTGGAGCCTGCGTTTCCGGATAATTATACGCATTATCTCGATCTGGTTATTTTCCTGAATATGGAAAAACAGGTATCGGCCATTTCTGCTCAGGCTTTAACCGTTGCAGGTGTTAACAAAGCCCGTATTTACGAGCTGATGGGCTTGTTTCACGAAAAGCAACGAAACTGGAACAAGGCCTTAACCGCCTACCAGGATGCCTTTATGGAAGTAACCGAAAAGGATGAACGTAAAGACATTGAAGAAAGCCTTAAGCGTGTGCGGCTAAAAATGAAGCAAACGCAGGCTTATACCTACGTTGTTATCGAATAA
- a CDS encoding oligosaccharide flippase family protein, which translates to MEISHNSFKTKISGLFQNSLFKNSSWGVISQMSQTVFLSLFFVILARMYPTAIFAKYIIANAIYQLVTAFSTMGLSQWFIREYMHTDDKPTMISKFIKMQIYFGLIFYAVNIVLAFTIYDDQFTRALIILMGVNVIFDNLINGIKSLNIANFEQKKTAIILTIESVLKFAAGCVLFIYPFSIITLSVVLIAIRFLTLNLFLVIGSSNLITLKTLWRCSVTYLDLKAMVIMNWAFVIIGGVSIINWRMSNIIISKVLTAFDVANYEISFKIFSIAQILPVVISTSVFPLLVKHYSKPDKTDFFAFYKKVHVYYLLFGWLAYTFIYSFSDKLIPIAFGSTYINNAVYTKQMFLTILCFPTALLQANVLIAMKMEKQDMLFNIIALIVNLSVCLFGVLYIKSLSVVNYSIFLSFLVFHISQDILLLGRKMVSLLSVIKFYVITAAFIGGYMLLSNVVNPYVLFTLTWAVTLAVTFMGNKLQYVKPAVLSKGVNG; encoded by the coding sequence ATGGAGATTTCACATAACTCATTTAAAACAAAAATTTCAGGTTTATTTCAGAACTCTCTTTTTAAAAACAGCAGTTGGGGCGTTATTTCGCAAATGTCGCAAACGGTGTTTTTGAGTTTGTTTTTTGTGATTTTGGCCAGGATGTACCCCACCGCAATTTTTGCAAAGTACATTATTGCCAATGCCATATATCAACTGGTGACAGCTTTTTCAACCATGGGCCTCAGCCAGTGGTTTATCAGGGAGTATATGCATACTGATGATAAGCCTACCATGATCAGTAAGTTTATCAAAATGCAGATCTATTTCGGGCTGATATTTTATGCCGTGAATATTGTACTGGCATTTACAATTTATGATGACCAGTTTACCCGCGCACTTATCATCTTAATGGGCGTAAACGTAATTTTTGATAACCTGATTAACGGTATAAAATCATTAAACATTGCCAATTTTGAGCAAAAGAAAACTGCCATTATCCTCACTATCGAGTCGGTTTTGAAGTTTGCGGCCGGTTGTGTGCTGTTTATCTATCCTTTTTCCATCATAACGCTATCGGTGGTATTAATCGCTATCAGGTTTTTAACGCTCAATCTGTTCCTGGTTATCGGCTCGTCAAACCTGATCACTTTAAAAACACTTTGGCGATGCTCGGTTACCTATCTTGATTTAAAGGCCATGGTAATTATGAACTGGGCTTTTGTTATTATAGGCGGCGTATCCATCATCAACTGGCGAATGTCGAACATCATTATATCGAAGGTTTTAACCGCTTTTGATGTGGCTAATTATGAAATTTCCTTCAAAATATTTTCCATCGCCCAGATTTTGCCGGTGGTGATATCCACCTCTGTTTTTCCACTGCTTGTAAAACACTATTCCAAGCCGGATAAAACCGACTTCTTTGCCTTTTACAAAAAGGTGCATGTTTACTATTTACTGTTTGGCTGGCTGGCCTACACCTTTATCTATTCATTTTCGGATAAACTGATCCCGATAGCTTTTGGTAGTACTTATATAAACAACGCTGTTTATACCAAACAGATGTTTTTAACCATTTTGTGTTTCCCTACGGCACTGCTCCAGGCCAATGTATTAATTGCCATGAAAATGGAGAAGCAGGATATGCTTTTTAATATCATCGCCTTAATAGTAAACTTATCGGTGTGCCTGTTTGGGGTGTTGTACATTAAATCGTTAAGCGTAGTGAATTATTCTATTTTCTTATCGTTTCTGGTGTTTCATATTTCGCAGGATATTTTGCTGCTTGGCCGTAAGATGGTTTCGTTGCTTTCGGTAATTAAATTTTACGTAATTACAGCGGCATTTATAGGTGGATATATGTTGCTGAGCAATGTGGTTAACCCGTATGTTTTATTTACGCTTACCTGGGCGGTTACTCTTGCCGTTACCTTTATGGGTAATAAACTGCAATATGTTAAGCCGGCAGTGTTAAGTAAAGGCGTTAATGGTTAA
- a CDS encoding acyltransferase family protein encodes MDLFNTQFIKNEKRWLWIDYDKGISIILVAYGHCYEILKDHGLALEQYPFFNYIGVFLYGFRMPLFFIISGLLIVKSLNKKGLQAYIADRSNNILYPLLIWGVIQVSLQIVMNRFTHNGYTPIDYLNLIINPRRTGIFWYLNALYCIGTLYAFLHVKLKVPAVAQFCIGVALYILFPLMYQIKAGLFTDIFEYYIFFALGDLLSKLMLDDKKMQLYTSWKFFVPLLIAFIAIQYYCTPINLQASDFGIRNVEINQHYLFFLQAVIGCALSINCSFFLQKLQVLGFLRIVGYHSLYIYCVQIIVMTVTRTVLMSMLHISNVPLLLVIIWTAGIVLPVFFYNFCLRYGFWWLFSYRKPEKQIAWLKQANILGFNKKNELSAGNKSA; translated from the coding sequence ATGGATCTATTTAATACTCAATTTATAAAAAACGAAAAGAGGTGGCTCTGGATTGATTATGATAAAGGAATAAGCATTATTTTGGTTGCCTACGGCCATTGCTACGAAATACTGAAAGATCATGGCCTTGCTTTGGAGCAATATCCGTTTTTTAATTACATCGGTGTGTTTTTGTACGGTTTCCGGATGCCGTTGTTTTTTATCATTTCGGGCCTGCTGATTGTTAAAAGTTTGAATAAAAAAGGCCTGCAGGCCTACATTGCCGACCGGAGCAACAATATATTATATCCCCTGCTAATTTGGGGTGTAATACAGGTTTCGCTACAAATTGTAATGAACCGGTTTACGCACAACGGCTACACCCCTATCGATTATCTTAACCTGATTATAAACCCGCGGCGCACAGGAATCTTCTGGTATCTTAATGCGCTGTACTGCATCGGCACCCTATACGCTTTTCTGCATGTAAAATTGAAAGTTCCGGCGGTTGCGCAGTTTTGTATCGGTGTGGCGCTGTACATCCTGTTCCCGCTGATGTATCAGATCAAAGCAGGACTATTCACTGATATTTTTGAATACTACATATTTTTTGCATTGGGCGATTTGCTATCGAAACTAATGCTCGACGATAAAAAAATGCAGTTATATACCTCCTGGAAGTTTTTTGTGCCCCTGCTTATTGCCTTTATCGCCATACAATATTATTGCACGCCGATTAACCTGCAGGCATCTGATTTCGGGATTCGCAATGTGGAGATTAACCAACATTACCTGTTTTTTTTGCAGGCCGTTATTGGTTGTGCTTTATCCATCAATTGTTCCTTTTTTCTGCAAAAACTACAGGTTTTAGGCTTTTTACGCATTGTTGGTTATCACTCGCTTTATATTTACTGCGTGCAGATTATTGTAATGACGGTGACACGTACTGTACTAATGAGCATGCTCCATATCAGCAATGTGCCATTACTGTTAGTTATCATATGGACGGCCGGTATAGTGCTGCCCGTATTTTTTTACAACTTTTGCCTCCGATACGGTTTCTGGTGGCTGTTTAGTTATCGCAAACCCGAAAAACAAATAGCCTGGCTTAAGCAGGCTAATATTTTGGGATTTAACAAAAAGAATGAGCTTTCGGCCGGGAATAAAAGCGCTTAA
- a CDS encoding PQQ-dependent sugar dehydrogenase codes for MKNRKLFRSILPLAVAGSMMFFNACKSNSDSKKADSTGTAPVSTAENAGLKTPEGFTASIIAENLGGTRHITVTPQGDLYVKLTNVKNNKGILMLHEEGGKATVKSSFGEFSGTGIAVKDGYLYASSDEEVFRYKLNDKSEVINSAQPEKIVTGLISRHEHEAKAITLDNDGNLYVNIGAYSNACQVEDRKKGSPGQKGCPILDSAGGIWQFKAAKLNQHYGDGVRYATGLRNVVGITWNQQNNQLFVMQHGRDQLYEFYPQYFTAKQSAILPAECMYAIKKGDNCGWPYMYYDQEQHKKMLMPEYGGDGKKEGGQDAIDPAAAYPGHLAPNGLLFYTGDQFPAKYKNGAFIAFHGSWNRAPEPQAGYFVVFQPFKDGKPDGQWEVFADGFSGSTANTASGAAEHRPCGLAQGPDGSLYITDDVKGNIYKISYKK; via the coding sequence ATGAAAAACCGCAAATTATTCCGCTCCATATTGCCATTGGCAGTTGCCGGGAGCATGATGTTTTTTAACGCCTGTAAAAGCAACAGCGATTCGAAAAAAGCCGACAGCACAGGTACCGCCCCGGTTTCGACAGCCGAAAATGCAGGTTTAAAAACTCCCGAAGGCTTTACCGCAAGTATTATTGCCGAAAACCTTGGCGGCACCAGGCACATTACTGTTACCCCACAAGGTGATTTGTATGTTAAACTTACCAACGTTAAAAACAATAAAGGCATTTTGATGCTGCATGAAGAAGGCGGCAAAGCAACAGTAAAAAGCAGCTTTGGCGAGTTTAGCGGTACCGGCATAGCCGTTAAAGACGGATACCTGTATGCATCATCTGACGAGGAGGTTTTTCGCTATAAACTGAATGATAAAAGCGAGGTGATCAATTCTGCGCAACCCGAAAAGATAGTAACAGGCTTAATAAGCCGCCACGAGCATGAAGCCAAAGCCATTACACTTGATAATGACGGCAACCTGTACGTTAACATTGGCGCCTACTCAAATGCCTGCCAGGTTGAGGACCGTAAAAAAGGTTCGCCGGGCCAAAAAGGCTGTCCTATTTTGGATTCGGCCGGTGGCATCTGGCAGTTTAAGGCTGCTAAATTAAACCAGCATTATGGCGACGGCGTGCGTTATGCAACCGGCCTGCGCAACGTGGTTGGCATTACCTGGAATCAGCAAAACAACCAATTGTTTGTGATGCAGCATGGCCGCGATCAGCTTTATGAATTTTATCCGCAATATTTCACCGCCAAACAATCGGCCATTTTACCTGCCGAATGTATGTACGCGATAAAAAAAGGCGACAACTGCGGCTGGCCTTATATGTATTACGACCAGGAACAACACAAAAAAATGCTGATGCCTGAATATGGAGGCGATGGTAAAAAAGAAGGCGGACAGGATGCAATCGATCCGGCGGCTGCTTACCCAGGCCACCTTGCCCCTAACGGTTTGCTGTTTTATACCGGCGATCAATTTCCGGCCAAATACAAAAACGGCGCTTTCATCGCCTTCCATGGTTCGTGGAACCGTGCACCTGAGCCGCAGGCAGGTTATTTTGTCGTATTTCAACCGTTTAAGGATGGTAAACCTGATGGCCAGTGGGAAGTTTTTGCAGACGGGTTTTCAGGTTCGACAGCCAATACCGCATCAGGAGCTGCCGAGCATCGCCCTTGCGGCCTGGCACAAGGCCCGGATGGCTCGCTTTATATTACCGACGATGTTAAGGGTAACATTTACAAAATCAGCTATAAAAAATAA
- a CDS encoding glycosyltransferase family 4 protein yields the protein MALDIVATTSDLDVYGGAQKVLLDIHNGIKHKYNCKILGFVPFQKLHPKYKIPENEYVKFCNPFYLNDKILLVHARNIMAVMMIIKRLFFLNTRIIYIAHNVYDTHKNISFFPYQIVSISKKVTENLLHYFRLKNRNITLIYNGIKDEAEVYSTITFKKQQKIKILYSARVIDVKRQLLIVEHLKGKLHPDIELLFAGHGPDLPMLTESCKDLPNFKALGFVEGVNDLVKQVDFLMLFSVQEGLPIALIEGIMHGKPLLVNDIGGNLEIGVPGYNGIELNENWDELAGALNSLVDLPVADYEKMSINSRTRYEIMFKYDAMLQKYIELIESV from the coding sequence ATGGCTTTGGATATTGTTGCAACAACCTCTGATCTTGATGTTTACGGCGGTGCGCAGAAGGTTCTTTTAGATATACATAACGGTATTAAACATAAGTACAATTGTAAGATACTGGGCTTTGTTCCTTTCCAAAAATTGCATCCCAAGTATAAAATTCCCGAAAACGAATATGTAAAGTTTTGCAATCCGTTTTACCTTAATGATAAGATATTGCTGGTGCACGCCCGTAATATCATGGCCGTGATGATGATAATTAAACGCCTGTTTTTTTTAAATACCCGCATCATCTATATTGCCCACAATGTATATGATACGCATAAAAATATTTCTTTTTTTCCGTATCAAATAGTTTCCATCTCTAAAAAAGTTACTGAAAACCTGCTTCATTATTTCAGGCTTAAAAACAGGAACATAACCTTAATATATAATGGTATAAAAGATGAGGCAGAAGTTTATTCAACCATAACTTTTAAGAAGCAGCAAAAAATAAAAATCCTGTACTCGGCCAGGGTAATAGATGTGAAGCGGCAGTTATTGATAGTTGAACACCTTAAGGGAAAACTGCATCCGGATATCGAATTGCTTTTTGCCGGTCATGGCCCGGATTTACCAATGCTTACTGAAAGTTGTAAGGATTTGCCAAACTTTAAAGCGCTGGGCTTTGTTGAGGGGGTGAACGATTTGGTAAAGCAGGTTGATTTTTTGATGCTGTTTTCTGTTCAGGAAGGTTTGCCCATTGCTTTGATAGAGGGCATTATGCACGGAAAGCCATTACTGGTTAATGACATCGGCGGAAACCTTGAGATAGGTGTTCCGGGATATAACGGCATCGAGTTAAATGAAAACTGGGATGAACTGGCCGGTGCCTTGAACAGCCTTGTAGACCTGCCGGTTGCCGATTACGAAAAAATGAGCATCAACAGCCGCACCCGCTACGAGATTATGTTTAAGTATGATGCCATGTTACAGAAATACATCGAACTGATTGAATCGGTATAG
- a CDS encoding O-antigen ligase family protein — MLLKILIFFVLVAVYLVWYTVNLVQKKDSSHLFFSFIVTCIPFQMSFPLYTPSYISVDGIGSFTGKIFLMLPLIASFWLLLTQKNPNLLYRYKNERWVIWILLLVAISFVNPFNVARWGTVAFAVALLSYILFFRLMYNKLNPIQILNGIFCSFLLLCVLNFCLAILYPLLNVTFVTTIFQAGGDMWATRNGTRAGAIGIFVTPANLGLFSVIASGLFFACYLNGFKKKLSLILIVMAGITIILTYSRTSYITLVVILIMLYYLFKNADKPLLSLKSFFLGVLPAAIVLYWLVFLSPFSATFLKTDADDMYQARLDHWTMGMDIFHRSPVIGVGINSHLEFVNRSPEMSKVIHNDFLTSNPIHNTHLIILAETGIIGFTLWIIFIIMSLRQAKISIAQNVNTILSLTQIAVIVIYIIYGCTDWAPVSHSTFPLFLLFTFFFNKYSISSKPAQAVTLST, encoded by the coding sequence ATGCTTTTAAAAATTCTCATCTTTTTTGTACTTGTTGCCGTTTACCTGGTGTGGTATACCGTTAACCTGGTTCAAAAAAAAGATTCATCGCACCTTTTTTTTAGTTTTATAGTTACCTGCATCCCCTTCCAGATGTCGTTCCCATTATATACCCCCAGCTATATATCGGTAGACGGGATAGGATCATTTACCGGCAAAATATTTTTGATGCTGCCCCTGATAGCTTCTTTTTGGTTGCTCTTAACACAAAAAAATCCAAACCTGTTGTATCGATATAAAAACGAGCGGTGGGTAATATGGATCCTGCTGCTTGTAGCTATATCATTTGTTAACCCGTTTAACGTGGCCCGGTGGGGTACCGTTGCATTTGCGGTGGCATTGTTATCCTATATTCTGTTTTTCAGGTTGATGTATAACAAGCTTAACCCTATACAGATACTGAATGGCATTTTTTGCAGTTTTTTATTATTGTGCGTATTAAACTTTTGCCTGGCAATTTTATATCCCTTATTGAACGTTACGTTTGTTACCACAATTTTTCAGGCCGGCGGCGATATGTGGGCTACCCGCAACGGTACGCGCGCCGGGGCGATAGGCATTTTTGTTACGCCGGCTAATCTGGGCCTGTTTTCGGTAATTGCTTCTGGGCTTTTTTTTGCGTGTTATCTTAACGGTTTTAAAAAGAAACTGAGTTTAATATTAATCGTGATGGCCGGTATTACTATCATCCTCACCTACTCGCGTACATCATACATCACCCTGGTGGTGATCCTGATTATGCTGTATTATCTTTTTAAAAATGCGGATAAGCCCTTGCTATCATTAAAGAGTTTCTTTTTGGGCGTATTACCCGCAGCAATTGTATTATACTGGCTGGTATTCCTGTCGCCGTTTAGCGCAACCTTTTTGAAGACCGATGCCGACGATATGTACCAGGCCCGTCTTGACCATTGGACGATGGGGATGGATATATTTCACCGCTCGCCCGTTATTGGCGTCGGTATTAACAGCCATCTTGAGTTTGTAAATCGCTCGCCTGAAATGAGCAAGGTTATCCATAACGATTTTTTGACCTCCAACCCTATCCATAACACCCACCTCATCATATTGGCCGAAACAGGCATTATTGGATTTACGCTCTGGATAATCTTTATCATCATGAGCCTCAGGCAGGCTAAAATCAGTATTGCCCAAAACGTAAACACCATATTATCGCTCACCCAAATAGCAGTAATTGTAATTTATATCATTTACGGATGCACCGATTGGGCACCTGTTTCACACTCAACTTTCCCCTTGTTCCTGCTTTTTACCTTCTTTTTTAACAAGTACAGTATCAGTTCAAAACCGGCCCAGGCGGTTACCTTAAGTACCTGA
- a CDS encoding glycosyl hydrolase family 28-related protein: MKRIFTALALFLLASCKKDDVAIIAQPQANILVAQPAISLAATAAPTNAVNVKDQGAKGDGVTDDTKAITNALLYAKSTGKANIYFPDGTYMIGQPGNGGGIIKLVDGVGMTGNGPATCHIKLTSGRYNPNSIFYQDYVGMPSIGNLTIQGIDFNGNLPLQKFDADYQFCHALSINNGKNIEVKNCKFQSFRGDGLLFGDCFEPTLNKRIVTNVNVHDSEFFNIYREGTMFCCVNGASFYNNNVHGDGYLVGGVDIERHSVNESVLNVSVYNNTFNFADGYGPAERGGPKVRYRRAVTMGFFYNGYKNGIADSLSGHHKIYNNKIYQGQIDCWGIINVSISGNCFTNVYENITGVNFLTTAAINIADPANTKGLIKVSADNNVIKSAIGNGIVFHGYTQAQANANTITGTRSDGINLIATSGYFYGNTVTDAGTATQKASGFIVSGDSSGLIITTNQATNTLSGTARTMDYVVKIAGINNGKVAPKIQNNKGKNMAAGIISLYWLQSTFAQLLNNLAG; this comes from the coding sequence ATGAAGAGAATTTTTACCGCTTTGGCATTGTTTTTATTAGCGTCTTGCAAAAAGGACGATGTGGCAATAATTGCACAGCCTCAGGCTAATATTTTGGTTGCACAGCCAGCTATTTCACTTGCCGCTACAGCAGCACCTACAAACGCTGTAAATGTGAAAGATCAGGGTGCGAAAGGCGACGGCGTTACAGACGATACCAAAGCAATTACCAATGCCCTGCTTTACGCAAAGTCTACCGGTAAAGCCAATATTTATTTCCCCGACGGAACTTATATGATAGGCCAGCCCGGCAACGGCGGCGGTATTATTAAACTGGTTGATGGTGTGGGTATGACAGGTAACGGCCCGGCAACCTGCCACATTAAGTTAACATCAGGGCGTTATAATCCCAATTCTATTTTTTACCAGGATTATGTGGGCATGCCATCAATAGGCAACCTCACTATACAAGGCATTGATTTTAATGGCAACCTGCCGCTTCAGAAATTTGATGCAGATTACCAGTTTTGCCATGCGCTTAGCATCAACAACGGTAAAAACATCGAAGTTAAAAATTGCAAGTTTCAAAGTTTCAGGGGCGATGGTTTACTGTTTGGCGATTGCTTTGAACCAACGCTAAATAAAAGGATTGTAACCAACGTAAACGTACACGATTCGGAGTTTTTTAATATTTACCGCGAGGGAACCATGTTTTGCTGCGTAAACGGAGCATCATTTTACAACAACAATGTGCACGGCGATGGCTACCTGGTGGGCGGCGTTGATATAGAAAGACACAGCGTTAACGAAAGCGTGCTCAATGTTTCTGTTTACAACAACACCTTTAATTTTGCCGATGGCTACGGGCCGGCGGAACGCGGCGGACCAAAAGTACGTTACCGCAGGGCAGTTACCATGGGCTTTTTTTACAACGGCTATAAAAACGGCATTGCCGATTCGTTAAGCGGCCATCATAAAATTTATAACAATAAAATTTACCAGGGGCAAATTGATTGCTGGGGTATTATCAACGTAAGTATTTCGGGCAATTGCTTTACCAATGTTTATGAAAATATTACAGGCGTAAACTTTTTAACAACAGCCGCTATCAATATTGCCGACCCGGCTAATACCAAAGGTTTAATTAAGGTATCTGCAGATAACAACGTTATCAAATCGGCCATTGGTAACGGCATTGTGTTTCATGGCTATACCCAGGCGCAGGCCAATGCTAATACCATTACCGGCACCCGCAGCGACGGCATTAACCTGATTGCAACAAGCGGCTATTTTTACGGCAACACGGTAACTGATGCAGGTACGGCCACCCAAAAAGCTTCGGGCTTTATTGTAAGCGGCGATTCATCAGGGCTTATCATTACCACTAACCAGGCTACCAACACCCTATCGGGTACGGCCCGCACAATGGACTATGTGGTTAAAATAGCCGGCATCAACAACGGTAAGGTTGCGCCAAAAATCCAGAATAATAAAGGCAAAAACATGGCGGCGGGTATTATATCATTATACTGGCTGCAATCTACCTTTGCCCAGTTGCTTAATAACCTTGCGGGCTGA
- a CDS encoding glycosyl hydrolase family 28-related protein, with the protein MKNYGAKGDGVTDDTDAIEAAMAAAKKAGIPAVYFPDGSYMIGQAGDGGGIIKLVDGVGLTGTGPATCHIKLTGGRNNPSPMFCQDYVNTPIVSNVTIQGIDFNGNSSLQTFDSDYQYCTAFNFHNGKNIEVKNCKFQSFRGDGLFFGDTFEPSLNLRMVTNIDVHDCEFFNIYREAAMFCAVNDATFYNNNVHGDGYLVGGVDIERHSVNETVLNVSVYSNTFNFRDGYGPVERGGPKVRYRRAVTMGFFYNGYKNGIADSLSGHYKVYNNKIYQGQIDCWGMLNVSISGNNFKNSYENIAGVSFLTAPAINISDNVTTRGLINVSADNNIIDSDIGNGIAFKNYSKVTANGNTIIGTPLDGISVLSTSGCFYGNKITDAGTAANPCSGILINGNASGLYVSTNQASNTTTGSNRTMDYVIKIGSANNGTVAPQILSNKGKNMIKGILSEYYYQAGYVITSNNVAM; encoded by the coding sequence GTGAAAAATTACGGCGCCAAAGGCGACGGAGTTACCGACGACACAGATGCCATTGAGGCTGCAATGGCCGCAGCAAAAAAAGCAGGTATCCCGGCCGTCTATTTTCCCGATGGCTCGTATATGATAGGCCAGGCAGGCGACGGCGGCGGCATCATTAAACTTGTTGATGGCGTGGGCTTAACCGGTACCGGACCAGCCACCTGCCATATTAAGTTAACGGGAGGCCGCAACAACCCCAGCCCTATGTTTTGCCAGGATTATGTGAACACCCCCATTGTTAGCAATGTAACCATACAGGGTATTGATTTTAATGGCAACTCATCATTACAAACTTTTGATAGTGATTATCAATACTGTACGGCCTTTAATTTTCACAACGGCAAAAACATCGAGGTAAAAAATTGTAAGTTTCAAAGCTTCAGGGGCGATGGCTTATTTTTTGGTGATACCTTCGAACCCTCGTTAAACCTGCGCATGGTAACCAATATTGACGTGCACGATTGCGAGTTTTTTAACATATACCGCGAAGCCGCGATGTTTTGTGCCGTAAACGATGCCACCTTTTATAACAACAACGTTCACGGCGATGGCTACCTGGTAGGCGGTGTGGATATTGAAAGGCACAGCGTTAACGAAACCGTATTGAATGTATCAGTTTATAGCAACACCTTTAATTTTAGAGATGGTTACGGACCGGTTGAACGCGGCGGCCCCAAAGTGCGTTATCGCCGCGCGGTTACGATGGGTTTTTTTTATAATGGCTACAAAAACGGAATTGCCGACTCATTAAGCGGACACTACAAGGTTTACAACAATAAAATTTACCAGGGCCAGATTGATTGCTGGGGGATGCTTAATGTAAGCATATCGGGCAATAACTTTAAAAACAGCTATGAAAATATAGCCGGTGTAAGTTTCCTGACAGCGCCTGCCATCAATATTTCGGATAATGTTACCACCAGAGGCCTTATCAATGTATCGGCGGATAATAATATCATCGATAGCGATATCGGAAACGGTATAGCATTTAAAAACTACTCGAAGGTAACAGCTAACGGCAATACCATTATTGGTACCCCACTGGATGGCATCAGTGTTTTAAGTACCAGCGGTTGTTTTTACGGTAACAAGATAACAGACGCCGGAACGGCGGCGAACCCATGCTCGGGTATTTTAATAAATGGGAATGCTTCGGGTTTGTATGTTTCAACCAACCAGGCCAGCAATACAACAACAGGAAGCAACCGCACTATGGATTATGTAATTAAAATAGGCAGCGCCAATAATGGCACGGTAGCTCCGCAAATTTTAAGCAACAAGGGCAAAAACATGATTAAAGGCATTTTATCCGAATACTACTACCAGGCCGGATATGTAATAACTTCAAACAATGTAGCTATGTGA
- a CDS encoding c-type cytochrome: protein MDLKKALSLILLIAITGFSTSAQTKHKTIVNKPGLTSLKTSIANGKAVFTQYCVTCHQADGLGVPRMNPPLVKTTYVLGDKSQLIKIVLNGFNEDVEINGESYSNTMAAHNFLKDQEIADVLTYVRNSFGNKASAITAAQVKATRATNKPPAPGN, encoded by the coding sequence ATGGACTTGAAAAAAGCCCTGTCGCTGATTTTGCTGATAGCTATTACAGGCTTCAGCACATCGGCCCAAACAAAACATAAAACGATTGTAAATAAGCCAGGGCTAACAAGCCTCAAAACATCAATAGCCAACGGCAAAGCAGTTTTTACGCAGTATTGCGTAACCTGCCACCAGGCCGATGGTTTAGGCGTACCCCGCATGAACCCGCCATTGGTGAAAACTACTTATGTTTTGGGCGATAAAAGCCAGCTGATAAAAATAGTGCTGAACGGCTTTAACGAAGACGTAGAAATTAACGGCGAAAGCTACTCAAACACCATGGCTGCACACAATTTTTTAAAAGATCAGGAAATAGCTGATGTTTTAACTTACGTGCGTAACAGTTTTGGCAATAAAGCAAGCGCCATTACTGCAGCACAGGTAAAAGCCACGAGAGCAACCAATAAACCACCGGCTCCGGGTAACTAA